In Nymphaea colorata isolate Beijing-Zhang1983 chromosome 13, ASM883128v2, whole genome shotgun sequence, one DNA window encodes the following:
- the LOC116267155 gene encoding probable protein phosphatase 2C 44, whose translation MERQSGASLSIRTELLNMIKKGTCLNASSSDSGKGKSKYSSNKVTHGFHLVEGKAGHDMEDYHVAEYRVVNSRELGLFAIFDGHLGDSVPSYLQANLFNNILQEPNFWTDPVSSIKIAYHLTDKYILENPTRLGPGGSTAVTAIVIDGQLLLIANVGDSRAVLCDKGSAVQLTVDHEPRTERKRIEKRGGFVTVLPGDVPRVNGQLAVARAFGDQNLKAHLSSEPDVKHISLDQGIEFVVLASDGLWKVIENQEAVDLVRAIKDPQAAAKRLTTEALNRKSKDDISCIVIRFRR comes from the exons ATGGAGAGGCAATCTGGCGCTTCCCTCTCTATAAGAACCGAGCTTCTTAATATGATCAAG AAGGGTACATGTTTGAATGCATCATCCTCCGACAGTGGGAAAGGGAAGAGCAAATACTCAAGTAACAAAGTAACACATGGATTTCATCTGGTTGAAGGAAAAGCTGGTCATGACATGGAGGACTATCATGTTGCAGAATACAGGGTTGTAAACAGTCGTGAGCTTGGGTTGTTTGCAATTTTTGATGGGCATCTTGGTGATAGTGTTCCAAGCTATCTCCAGGCAAACTTGTTCAACAATATATTACAAGAG CCCAATTTTTGGACAGATCCTGTTTCATCCATCAAAATTGCCTACCACCTCACAGACAAGTATATTTTAGAAAACCCTACACGTTTAGGTCCTGGTGGATCCACTGCAGTTACTGCGATTGTAATTGATGGACAACTATTACTAATAGCAAATGTAGGTGATTCTAGAGCTGTTCTATGTGACAAAGGCTCAGCTGTACAGCTTACTGTTGACCATGAACCACGTACTGagaggaaaagaatagaaaaacgAGGTGGTTTTGTGACTGTTCTTCCAG GAGATGTTCCAAGGGTCAATGGTCAGCTTGCAGTTGCACGTGCATTTGGTGATCAAAACCTTAAAGCACATTTAAGTTCGGAACCGGATGTAAAACACATCAGTTTGGACCAGGGAATCGAGTTCGTTGTATTGGCCAGTGATGGCTTGTGGAAG GTCATTGAAAACCAAGAAGCTGTTGACTTGGTCAGAGCAATTAAAGATCCTCAAGCTGCAGCAAAGCGCTTGACCACTGAAGCACTGAACAGAAAGAGCAAGGATGACATCTCATGCATTGTTATTCGTTTCAGACGCTAG
- the LOC116267119 gene encoding uncharacterized protein LOC116267119 encodes MACTQAPFSPLSPRISFSQDLVDGAELPSINVSRDRNADLNVDDDDGGDFEFIVLDTGGTANKHKMLSADELFFQGRMLCLDQIHKMSLDEERQKASQEIKQLGRIDPRYVDDDPSPRPPKCIGGRWRELLRLKRQQPPSAFKSTCRPDQWPNGEKMSNSLSKKEAADRVQISSKKLQVKVKKESLSSSSNTSTSTSTSSGCTGIGLERSTSNPEMLSSLLLRKREKQMEPCTKSCCRGSNGVDRSRSVNVRVSPVLNVMPMYPSNASHLFPLRKQIPKPARFTSSVMVGGSVGLADDDQKR; translated from the coding sequence atggcCTGCACCCAAGCTCCATTCTCCCCACTGAGTCCTAGAATTTCTTTTTCACAAGATCTTGTTGATGGCGCCGAACTCCCATCGATCAACGTCTCCAGAGACCGCAACGCAGACTTGAACGTGGACGATGATGATGGCGGCGACTTCGAGTTCATTGTGCTAGACACTGGTGGTACAGCAAACAAACACAAGATGTTGTCTGCAGACGAGCTCTTCTTTCAGGGCAGGATGCTCTGCCTAGATCAGATCCACAAGATGTCTTTGGatgaagaaagacaaaaagcGAGTCAAGAGATCAAGCAGTTGGGCAGGATTGATCCAAGGTATGTTGATGATGACCCTTCACCTAGGCCACCTAAGTGCATTGGTGGCCGGTGGAGGGAGCTCCTAAGACTAAAGAGGCAGCAGCCACCCTCTGCTTTCAAGTCTACTTGTAGGCCAGATCAATGGCCGAACGGCGAAAAGATGTCTAATTCCTTAAGCAAAAAAGAAGCCGCAGATCGAGTACAGATATCTAGCAAGAAACTGCAAGTGAAAGTGAAGAAAGAGAGtttgagcagcagcagcaacaccagcaccagcaccagtaCCAGCAGCGGATGCACCGGCATCGGCTTGGAGAGAAGCACCAGCAATCCTGAGATGCTGAGCTCTCTGTTgctgaggaagagagagaaacaaatggAGCCGTGCACAAAGAGCTGCTGTAGAGGAAGTAATGGTGTTGACAGATCAAGGTCTGTTAATGTGAGAGTCAGCCCTGTTCTCAATGTCATGCCAATGTACCCTTCCAATGCTTCTCACCTTTTCCCCTTAAGGAAGCAGATTCCAAAGCCTGCTAGATTCACCTCATCAGTAATGGTAGGAGGAAGTGTTGGATTGGCAGACGATGATCAGAAGAGATAG